The DNA sequence AAGAGTGGTTGAACTGGACAAATCAAATGGCATATTTTTTACAACAACATCATCAcccaaaaataagaataattgtCGGTGTTTCAAAACCACACCTTTTTCAAAATGTCTGCTATTGCACACTTCCGGTTGTGTGCTTTTCTTCTGAAGAAAATAAGCGTGTTTCCGGTATGTCACGCATCCCGTTCGGTCTAACTCGCCCGCGTTCGGGGGCGAAGCAGGAGCGGACGGAGCGGCGTTGTCtccaaccaccaccaccccccccacgccccccaccaccacaatgCGGCGGTGAAGTGGCGGAGGTGGCGAGCCAGGGAGCTCGGACGGAggctcccccccaccccgcccacACCCGACCTCCGCCCCCTTCTCCGGATCATCCGCGATGTCGAACCGTAAGCACCGGGACAACCAGGAGATCTGCGCACGCAAGGTCCGGGAGCTGGCCCGGTCCGGAGTAAACAAACACTGCTTCGAGTGCAACCAGCCCGGGGTGACGTACACGGACGTGGCCGTGGGCACCTTCGTGTGCACGTCGTGCTCCGGAATGCTGTGAGTAGCCTGTGCTGTGCTGCGTTTATTTTTTTGACGTGTTGTGGTTGCAGCGGAGTGGACATAGTGGGCCCGCGGATTGCACCACCACCGTTGCAAAccctggtgcaaaaaaaaaaaaaagagagagagagagagaaatgtggTTTCCACGCATATTTACacactcttgtgtctcctcacAGCGTTTTGAAACTAGTCATTCGAGTcaaggtttgtttgtttccaaatgCCAAAGTTGACCTACTAGTGAGGTAGTAGTAAGTAGCTAGTACGCTCTTTTTCTTCActggtaagacaattcagcCCACTAGTTGAATGACTGTCTTACTCGTAAAGTTGTTTTCCACTACTGCCTTTCACTACGATAtggattaaacattttttttttgcaaactaaTGTCAACTTTCCTTGATCGATCGAACcgatatttgtttgtttgtttgtttgtttttcaaccgCCGGCCATCGTGCCCCAGGAGAGGCCTCAACCCTCCGCACAGAGTCAAGTCCATCTCCATGACGACCTTCtcccaacaggaagtggaattccTCCAAAACCACGGCAACGAGGTGAGTGGCGTCGCGAACAAACGagcggaaaaaaaacaaacgtcgGTCCACTTCCTCCCTGGCTCTCAAGAATCCCGTCGGAAGTCTAATGGGCGATTACATCCGGAAGCTTTTAGGTGgagtgcttttttgttgttgttgtttgcaggCCAGGATGTGCGTGCGTATGCAGTGAACTCTTCTTGTGTGTTCTCAATTTTCGGACCAAAGCGAAATTGTATCCCCGCAAGACCCTCTTTTTAATGTGTCGCCGCGGCAAATTTTCGGCCGGTTTGCCCTGTCGTCAGGTCGGCAGGAGGACGTGGCTGTGCGCCTTTGACCCCAAGACGGACGGCTGCGCCGACATGAAGGACTCGCAGAAGTTCAAAGAGTTCCTGCAGGACAAATACGAGAAGAAGAAGTGGTGAGCCGATCGCCGGGCGCCGTTTCAAACCGTTCGATTAACGTCTCTGCGACTTCTGCGAAAGTTGAATTGAGCGAAATCGGCCTCTTCTCGGTTGTGGCCAGGTGAGGTTATTACGTAAATCGGCCCCAGAAATTCTCAATGGTTCGTCGCAAATATTTCCACTTGACGGTTGAAAATGCCACGTGCAACTTTCATTCCGGTTTGGTCGCACGTTTTCCCTTGCAGGCATTTTTCCAAAAGCAAGAACCGAAGAGATGCGGAGGGACCTTGGAGCCCGGGCGTCCAGAGCGTCCTCGTTCACGGACCGCTGGCCGGCCAGCCCCTTCATAACGTGCCCGCCGGCGCCCGGTCCGCCAGGACGCCGGTGAGCGCTTCTGCCCGTCGACTGTCACGCCGCGTAATACCGACCCGCCGCGCTTTTCATACATTTCCGTCGCCGCAGTCCCAGACGACGCAGTGGGATCGAGCCGCGGCCGCCGACGCGTTGGCCGCGCGGCCCTCGCGCTCCCAAAGCTTCCGGGATGCCCCGCCCAAAGGTGCCACCGCGAGCGTGACCGTTTTTTGCGCTGTGATCCAATccagccttttttttgtttgtttgtttttggtctcCGTCTCTTGCAGACCAGAACGCCTGCGGGATTGAGAGACAGCGGCCGGGCTCGCTGTCTTCTGCTCGCCCTCCTTCCTTCCCCGCCCTCCCCCGACCTTCAGGTGGGCGTCCCAACTGCTTTCTGCTGGCTTTTCATTCGCCCTTCCAGAGTAACAGTCTCTTATGCTgcgtatgtttgtgtgtctccTCACCTTGTAGCGAGTAGCTCTTTCAAAAAACACTTCACGTTAGGTAAGACCGCCCTCGCCCCACTGCCGCGTTCGCCGTATGCCGAATGTCCGTAAGCTCCGTCCGTGCGTCGAGTCCCTTCGCCGCTCGGATCAGACGCGTAACTCGCTCGGCTATGTTTAGGAGGCCGCGGCTGGCGCCCGTGGACGGCGGCGGCCCGCTGGCATTTCCCTCGGCGTCGAAGCGCTTGAAATAAGTATGCAATCCCGCGGTGCACGCATAGTCGAATCTTGTCGAACGTTTTCTACACATCGACGGTTCGGCACTGGCGTCACTTCATAACTGCGAGGTCGTCTGTGGCGTTTCAAGTTTGTACCCCCGCGATCTTCCCAAAACTTCGTCCTGTCTCGTGTTGATGAGCGACGGCTGAGTATGACggttgttaccatgacgaccggggGCGGAGCCAGGGGACGGCGGCAAAGATTGCGTCTTCGACATGACGATCGCGGGCTTTATTTGCTGCTAGCATGCTCTGTGGCTAATGGTTGTCGCTCACTTTGTGTTGAAACTACCCAGCGGCAAGCTTGCTtttccactttttaaaaaaaacatttttaataattcaaaGTAGCCCTATACATCTCTTTCAATGTGAAAACTTGACATTATTTGCAACCCCGTGTTGGGATGTCCGTGTTCGTCTGGAGCTTCTGCCTCTTCTTGCTTCGTTCTCAGGTCGCGCCGCGTCAACCTCGGGCTCCGCGGGGCCCTTCAGAGCCTTCCCCAAATCTCTCAGTTTGGACTTCGGGGCGCTGAAGACGCCGaagcctcctcttcctcagtcTCTGTCCCAGCAGCAGACCACTGCCAACGCCCAGGACAGGTACGCCGCGGTGTCCCACCTGGACAGCGTCTTCTCTGAAACAGGTACGCCGATCAGCTTCGACCGCCGATTCCTTCAGATTTAGTGACCGAACTTACAAATTCAGCAAGGGGAATCCAATCATTATTTCTCTCATTGTTTTTAACACTGAACAGCGGTAATCATCGAGTGATTGCAAGTCACTTAGTTAGTTGTTTTTAAGAAAAGGTGTGCAGTCGGGAGCGCGTGCGATCCAGATTGTCACGGCGCGCTCAGCTGAGTTGCGTAACGTCCTTCCCCCAAATGCCAAAGCTGTTAGCCGCTGAATTGCGCTCATTGTGTTTGCTCCACATCACGCACAGTTGCCGTCAAAGGATCCCCTTGACTCGTTTTAATCGGTTTAAAAACGGCCGCATTTGACCCGCCAAGGCGGAGGGTTTATTTGGAGAACTTGTGTCCTGACAAGCTCGaagtgcttttttatttatttattttttgttttcatgacaaGATTAGATTAGATGATTCGATTTCAACCATGCATCTCTCTCTTGAACAAAGCGCGTGAAATGTTTGTCCCGCAGCGCCACCTGCCGGGCCTCCGCAGTACAGCGCCCTGTTTGGCAGCCGGCTCTCTTCCGGCTCCACTCCCGCCCGGTAGTTCAACTCAATCTCGTCAAATCATCAATTctctgccttttttcccccggAAGATTTCAAGTTGTTGACCTCTTCTCCCGCCAGCTCTCCAGGTGCCGAGACATTGTCCACCTCGCAAACATTTGCAAGTAAGCTGACCCTTCTTCTTTAAAGGTGACCTGTTCTGTCACAGTGTCGCCAGTGCATATTCGCGGTTCACCATTTGCGAATTTTCTTatttatggcttttttttttttttcagggggtTAAACTAGCATCTATCATTTGCATCAAAACTTGCCTGtcggctgtttttctgctgctgcgaaagcaataaaagtatcgTTTTGGCGCCATCTCGTGGAATATTGTTGTGAGGTTGAATtcattgatgtttttgttgttgttgttgatgggTGAGCGGAGGGTCCCTGAATGCATCTCACGCACAGTCAAAGTCCAATTTAGAGTACGTTTTCGCTTCTTTCGTGACGCAGCTACGAACAGCCAGAGTCGTCCCAAGTTTGCGCTCGCCAAAACTCCCGATGAGCGCCTCACGTGAAGGTGGTGCCTTCGTGTTGAATCATCGAACCACTGACTGCAGCCgattttatgtaacatgggttttTGATTGCGTACATGCTAGATACACGGTGCTTTATCTGCGTTGTTGCGGACCAATAGTGACAGAGGCTAAAGGTAGCGTGCTCGCGAGAGAGCGCGAGATGGTGTGAGAGTGAAAGTTGGAGTGTGCTTGTGAGATTGTGAGTGATCGTGTGTCTCAGGGCGGCGTCGTGCTGAATAGCGTGGAATGTAGCCTGTTCACCCCACACACTGTCGTTTCGTCTCaccgatgtgtg is a window from the Phycodurus eques isolate BA_2022a chromosome 23, UOR_Pequ_1.1, whole genome shotgun sequence genome containing:
- the agfg2 gene encoding arf-GAP domain and FG repeat-containing protein 2 isoform X1 — translated: MSNRKHRDNQEICARKVRELARSGVNKHCFECNQPGVTYTDVAVGTFVCTSCSGMLRGLNPPHRVKSISMTTFSQQEVEFLQNHGNEVGRRTWLCAFDPKTDGCADMKDSQKFKEFLQDKYEKKKWHFSKSKNRRDAEGPWSPGVQSVLVHGPLAGQPLHNVPAGARSARTPVSASARRLSRRVIPTRRAFHTFPSPQSQTTQWDRAAAADALAARPSRSQSFRDAPPKDQNACGIERQRPGSLSSARPPSFPALPRPSASSSFKKHFTLGRAASTSGSAGPFRAFPKSLSLDFGALKTPKPPLPQSLSQQQTTANAQDRYAAVSHLDSVFSETAPPAGPPQYSALFGSRLSSGSTPARSPGAETLSTSQTFANFPNPFSSASQQPAALSPSNPFSSSPGGAGAFVTSPASVFPPPGSLTQEAAGNQEANGFAAFPACDSQPKVPRPMSVNPFTGNVYPSRGTSRNPFI
- the agfg2 gene encoding arf-GAP domain and FG repeat-containing protein 2 isoform X3; this encodes MSNRKHRDNQEICARKVRELARSGVNKHCFECNQPGVTYTDVAVGTFVCTSCSGMLRGLNPPHRVKSISMTTFSQQEVEFLQNHGNEVGRRTWLCAFDPKTDGCADMKDSQKFKEFLQDKYEKKKWHFSKSKNRRDAEGPWSPGVQSVLVHGPLAGQPLHNVPAGARSARTPVSASARRLSRRVIPTRRAFHTFPSPQSQTTQWDRAAAADALAARPSRSQSFRDAPPKDQNACGIERQRPGSLSSARPPSFPALPRPSASSSFKKHFTLGRAASTSGSAGPFRAFPKSLSLDFGALKTPKPPLPQSLSQQQTTANAQDRYAAVSHLDSVFSETDFKLLTSSPASSPGAETLSTSQTFANFPNPFSSASQQPAALSPSNPFSSSPGGAGAFVTSPASVFPPPGSLTQEAAGNQEANGFAAFPACDSQPKVPRPMSVNPFTGNVYPSRGTSRNPFI
- the agfg2 gene encoding arf-GAP domain and FG repeat-containing protein 2 isoform X2 — protein: MSNRKHRDNQEICARKVRELARSGVNKHCFECNQPGVTYTDVAVGTFVCTSCSGMLRGLNPPHRVKSISMTTFSQQEVEFLQNHGNEVGRRTWLCAFDPKTDGCADMKDSQKFKEFLQDKYEKKKWHFSKSKNRRDAEGPWSPGVQSVLVHGPLAGQPLHNVPAGARSARTPVSASARRLSRRVIPTRRAFHTFPSPQSQTTQWDRAAAADALAARPSRSQSFRDAPPKDQNACGIERQRPGSLSSARPPSFPALPRPSGRAASTSGSAGPFRAFPKSLSLDFGALKTPKPPLPQSLSQQQTTANAQDRYAAVSHLDSVFSETAPPAGPPQYSALFGSRLSSGSTPARSPGAETLSTSQTFANFPNPFSSASQQPAALSPSNPFSSSPGGAGAFVTSPASVFPPPGSLTQEAAGNQEANGFAAFPACDSQPKVPRPMSVNPFTGNVYPSRGTSRNPFI
- the agfg2 gene encoding arf-GAP domain and FG repeat-containing protein 2 isoform X4, encoding MSNRKHRDNQEICARKVRELARSGVNKHCFECNQPGVTYTDVAVGTFVCTSCSGMLRGLNPPHRVKSISMTTFSQQEVEFLQNHGNEVGRRTWLCAFDPKTDGCADMKDSQKFKEFLQDKYEKKKWHFSKSKNRRDAEGPWSPGVQSVLVHGPLAGQPLHNVPAGARSARTPSQTTQWDRAAAADALAARPSRSQSFRDAPPKDQNACGIERQRPGSLSSARPPSFPALPRPSASSSFKKHFTLGRAASTSGSAGPFRAFPKSLSLDFGALKTPKPPLPQSLSQQQTTANAQDRYAAVSHLDSVFSETAPPAGPPQYSALFGSRLSSGSTPARSPGAETLSTSQTFANFPNPFSSASQQPAALSPSNPFSSSPGGAGAFVTSPASVFPPPGSLTQEAAGNQEANGFAAFPACDSQPKVPRPMSVNPFTGNVYPSRGTSRNPFI